A window of Paenibacillus sp. 19GGS1-52 contains these coding sequences:
- a CDS encoding D-alanine--D-alanine ligase: MGNTKLTVGLVYGGKSGEHEVSLQTAFAVMNAFDYAKYEIVPFYISKQGLWKVGGILGAPFSGIELLKLADASEDMSSALNAVFSGLSGGEQTIDVMFPLLHGTYGEDGTIQGLFEMANIPYIGAGVLASSAGMDKVVMKKLFAEAGLDQCEYCYFNVSAWKRKSHELIVDVEDKLGYPVFVKPANLGSSVGISKANDKESLIKAVDFAFRYDTKVIIEEFVDAREVEVSVLGNDEPEASVPGEIVSSGEYYDYAAKYTDGKSQMLIPAPVDSEVADHLRDAAIAAFRAIEGSGITRADFFLRKSDGKILINEVNTMPGFTPYSMYPLLWRETGLSYSALLDRMIELALERYDYRQSLKYDNE, encoded by the coding sequence ATGGGGAACACAAAATTGACCGTAGGACTGGTATACGGAGGCAAATCCGGAGAGCACGAAGTATCGCTGCAGACGGCATTTGCAGTCATGAACGCTTTTGACTACGCTAAATACGAAATTGTACCTTTTTATATTTCCAAGCAAGGACTGTGGAAAGTTGGGGGGATATTAGGAGCCCCTTTCAGCGGAATTGAGTTGCTTAAGCTTGCCGACGCTTCTGAGGATATGAGTTCTGCTCTGAACGCGGTGTTTAGTGGACTGTCCGGTGGAGAGCAGACAATAGATGTGATGTTCCCGCTGCTGCACGGTACGTACGGCGAAGATGGAACAATTCAAGGCCTGTTCGAAATGGCGAATATTCCGTATATCGGGGCAGGCGTTCTTGCCTCGTCGGCAGGAATGGATAAGGTTGTGATGAAGAAGCTGTTCGCAGAAGCCGGTCTGGATCAATGCGAGTACTGTTATTTTAATGTAAGCGCCTGGAAACGTAAGAGTCACGAGCTTATTGTCGATGTAGAGGATAAGCTGGGATATCCGGTATTCGTGAAGCCTGCCAATCTGGGCTCAAGTGTAGGCATCTCCAAAGCTAATGACAAGGAAAGTCTGATCAAGGCTGTCGATTTCGCTTTTCGTTATGATACCAAGGTAATTATTGAAGAATTCGTGGATGCCCGTGAGGTGGAGGTCAGTGTGCTTGGCAATGATGAACCTGAGGCCTCCGTTCCGGGTGAAATCGTCTCTTCCGGAGAATATTATGATTATGCTGCAAAATATACGGATGGCAAATCGCAAATGCTGATTCCGGCACCTGTAGATTCCGAGGTTGCTGACCATTTGCGTGATGCGGCGATAGCGGCTTTCCGGGCGATTGAGGGTAGCGGAATTACACGGGCGGACTTCTTCCTGCGCAAGTCTGACGGCAAGATTCTGATTAACGAAGTCAATACGATGCCAGGCTTCACTCCATACAGTATGTATCCACTGTTGTGGCGTGAGACTGGTTTATCCTATAGCGCTCTGCTGGACCGTATGATTGAGCTGGCACTGGAGCGATATGATTACAGACAAAGCTTGAAGTACGATAACGAATAG
- a CDS encoding amidase domain-containing protein produces MMEQQWKQSLYVYVDQLNRGRVEPKSEPRRSAVKDPRFLLEQGERSRRLAEWYKERGITPLRGETGVRTLRTVRQTPSEVVAEVALHSALYYEKGGLNHREDTIETERLTFVRDGDGWEIAAVERSIPERSSMPRAQVEPSGRFSKWGEVVPAPQPSQPLLNQNIFGGIAGSREVRYRREEAAAYADRWWKDGNPEFETFDVDCTNYVSQCLFAGEAPINYTGKRETGWWYKGFNGAQEWWSFSWAVSDSLQRYLSGSRSHGLRAEVMERPEQLMLGDVIQYDWDGNGLYQHSTIVTAFDAGGMPLVNARTVSSRHRFWDYRDSYAWTDRTVYRFFHINDYL; encoded by the coding sequence ATAATGGAGCAACAATGGAAGCAAAGTTTATATGTCTATGTAGATCAATTAAACAGGGGACGGGTGGAACCTAAGTCTGAGCCGCGTCGTTCTGCTGTCAAAGATCCGCGCTTTTTGCTGGAACAAGGGGAACGCTCACGCCGCCTTGCTGAATGGTATAAGGAGCGAGGTATCACTCCGCTGCGCGGGGAGACGGGAGTAAGAACGCTGCGAACTGTTCGGCAGACTCCGTCCGAGGTAGTAGCCGAGGTGGCACTGCACAGCGCACTTTATTATGAAAAAGGCGGCCTGAACCACCGTGAGGATACCATTGAGACGGAGCGGCTGACGTTTGTACGGGACGGCGATGGCTGGGAGATTGCTGCTGTAGAGCGCAGCATACCTGAAAGGAGCTCTATGCCGCGGGCTCAGGTTGAGCCGTCAGGGAGATTCTCCAAATGGGGTGAGGTTGTACCGGCTCCGCAGCCCTCACAGCCTTTGCTGAATCAGAATATATTCGGCGGGATTGCTGGTTCTAGGGAAGTTCGTTACCGTCGCGAGGAGGCGGCTGCATATGCCGACCGCTGGTGGAAAGACGGCAATCCCGAGTTCGAAACTTTTGACGTAGACTGTACTAATTATGTCTCCCAATGTCTCTTTGCAGGGGAAGCACCTATCAACTATACTGGTAAAAGAGAAACGGGCTGGTGGTACAAAGGCTTCAATGGTGCACAGGAATGGTGGAGCTTCAGTTGGGCAGTTTCAGACAGTCTGCAGCGCTATTTGAGCGGGAGCCGCAGCCATGGATTGCGCGCTGAAGTCATGGAACGCCCGGAGCAACTGATGCTCGGTGATGTCATCCAATATGATTGGGATGGCAATGGCCTCTATCAGCACAGCACAATCGTTACGGCTTTTGATGCTGGCGGCATGCCGCTGGTAAATGCACGTACGGTTAGCAGCCGTCACCGCTTCTGGGATTATCGGGATTCCTACGCGTGGACCGACAGAACGGTATACCGTTTTTTTCATATTAACGACTATTTATAA